The following nucleotide sequence is from Paeniglutamicibacter kerguelensis.
AAGATCCTGTGCCGCAAAGGAGCCGACATTAAACGATCGACTTCACTGGATCGAAGGCGCGAAAGAATGCTGTCTGGAAAAGGTTCCTTTCAAAGGTGAGTTCCGCGGGAATTGTGGCTTCTCGTTTGGGGCTCACTGGCCACCGTTGGCCTACCCAAATGAATATGCAAGAATCTCATCCAAGCCGCTGATCGTCGGCCGAGGACTCGACTTAGGAGCACCACAGATGGGCGCATGGGATGTATCGGTATTTTGCAACGATGACGCCGCGGATTTTTCGTACGAGTTCGATGACGCCAACACCACTGCCGAGGTTGCGACGGTCATCGAAAACGCACTGGACACGGTCCTTCGCTCGGATCCAGAAGTGGAAGCAACCGACGGCGCAGCGGGGTTGGCGGCAGCTGCACTTGTTGTTGCCTGGAATGAACCGGCGATGCTTGAAAACGATGCAGACTATGCGCCGCAGCCTTGGCCACGAACGACCGAACCCTTGCCTGAACATTTGACGGCGAAAGCCGCGAGCGTGCTAGACCGCATGAAGAATGCGGAAGGAAATGAACTGGCTGAATTGTGGGCCGAATCGGGGCAATCTGCCGAGTTTACGGTTGAAATCTCGCGCTGGCGCGCACGTTTCTCATGAGCAAAAGACTTTGGTTCGACTCCTTCGGGAGACTTGTGGTTTTAAACGCCAATTATCGTAGACCCAAGATCCAGAACTCGAGGTAACCTACAAGCCCAATCCCATTGGCGGCACGGGGACCACTTCCTCGGATGACGGGAACGCCGGGTGGGACGGTTTTCGCTGGACCAAATGTCCTTGATTCTTTCGTTTGCCGTGGTGAAGAAACATCAGGCAAATCGTAAGCACGAAGGCCAGGAACGCAAAAAGTCCCAGTGCTATCAAGGTATTTCTGTGCCCCAGGTTCTGGATGAGCACCGAACCTACGATCGGGGCTGCCGCTTGGGCGAGCAAGGACGGCAAGGCGATGTGGCCCATAATTCGCGCGTATTGTTTGTGGCCGAAAAGCGCCAATGGTACGGTCCCGTTGGTGATGGAACTCAACCCGATCCCGACCCCGTAGACAACGACGAGGATCGCCGGCGCCAAAATCCCCATGCCAAGGAAACCGATGGACACTGCCATGGCCAAAGTCGCGGTCAGCAGCGTCCACAATGGGTGGCGCTTTCGCCCGATGAACAATTCAATGAACCGGGCACCCACTTGGGAGGGGCCGATGGCTGCAGCGAGAACGACGGCGGTCGTGCTGGCGATGCCGATGCCCGCAAGCATAGAGAACATGTGGACCGACATCAACGCGGCAATGGAGGTGCTCAGGGCGGAGATGGTCGCGACCAAGACGATCAACAACCATCTGGGGCCCGAGACTCCAGATGCCGCAGGGTCGGTACCTCCGGATCCGCCACCGGGCGCTGGCGCACATGGTTGTCGCGGAACCGTGAGCGCATAAAGGGGGGCAGTGATCACCAGGTGCGCCCCCGCATAGACGAGGGCCGTCCCCCGCCACCCGACCTCGTTCACCAAAAAGGTGCTTAGCGGCCAGCAGATGGTGCTGGCGAACCCTCCAAACAGCGTCAGAAGGGTGATGGCCGAGCGCGCCGAGGAACCATAAGTGTGCCCCAGCACCGCGAACGCCCCGCTGTAGAGGCCGCCACTCATGCCCGATCCGAGGATCACCCACGCGCCAAGGTACCACCACTGGTTGGGGGCCAAGCCGATCATGGCCAGGCCCAATGCGAGTAACAGTGCACTGGCAATCAGGACGGTGCGCCCGTGGTTGCCGGCCACGAGCCGGCCTACTCGAGGTGAGCCGAGACCTGCAATGGCGAGCCCCACCGATACGCCAGCCACGATCAGGGAGCTGTGCCATCCGGTATCTGTGGCGATGGGGCCGGCCAGCGCCGCTAGCAGGTAAAAGGTCGATCCCCAGGATAGGACCTGCCCTATTCCCATGCCGGTGATGACGTAGCAGCGCTTGGTCGTGAATCGTTGGTTGAGTGCCACGGTTAAACCGGCTGGGCGGCGTTGCTGACCGTCTTCGCCGCGGTGCCTTCGCCTGCGGCGAAGACGCCGCGAAGGGAAATCTTGGACGTGCAACCCTGGGCGCCAATGGTGCCCGAGGCGGTGTATCCGGCGGGGCCGCAGCGAATGATGACGTTGAGGATCGATTTGGTCTTGCCGGAGCTCACGGGAGGCCTTTCAAAACGGGTGGGGAACGACGAGTCCGGTGATCCGCATGTTCTCTTCGGTCAGCGCCTTGAAACGAAGTGCCAACGCCTCGGCGTCAGTGACAATCGGGGATTCCGGACTGCTTGACGGGACGCAGCACGAAGCGTCCGTTTCATTGGCGGAAATCTCTGCGGATTGGTCACTGGTTTCCTGGGCAACTGGAGTAGACATGCGTCTTCCCTCGTCTTCTTTGCACTCCCCGACGGGAGATTGACAATTGTCGATATATGCAAGAATACTCAATGCATCGATGTTCGTCGATGTATTGAAATTGAATCTGGAGTGAACTTGAAGTGACACTTACCGTCGTACCCGAAGACACTGGGCACATCACCGCCAAGCTATCCACCCTTGACCGCTACCTGGCCGTCTGGATCCTGGCGGCCATGGCCCTCGGGCTCGGACTCGGGCGACTCATTCCGGGACTCGGCCAGGCCCTGGATTCCCTCAAGGTCGCCGGCGTCTCCCTCCCCATCGCCCTGGGCCTGCTGGTGATGATGTACCCGGTGCTGGCCAAGGTCCGCTACAACGAAACCCGACGCGTCATCGGCGACAAGAAACTCATGATCACCTCCCTGGTGATCAACTGGGTGCTCGCGCCGGCGTTCATGTTCGTGCTGGCCTGGGTCTTCCTGGCGGACCTGCCCGAATACCGCACCGGGCTGATCATCGTCGGGCTTGCCCGCTGCATCGCCATGGTCTTCATCTGGAACGACCTGGCCTGCGGGGACCGCGAAGCGGCGGCCGTGCTGGTCGCCATCAACTCCGTCTTCCAGGTCTTCGCCTTCGGCGCGCTGGGCTGGTTCTACCTCCAAGTGCTGCCGGGCTGGCTCGGGTTGCCGACCACCAGCGCCGAATTCTCCGTCTGGTCCATCACCCTCTCGGTGCTGGTGTTCCTCGGCATCCCGCTCATCGCGGGTTTCCTCACCCGGACCCTCGGCGAAAAGGCCAAGGGCCGCGACTGGTATGAAAACAAGTTCCTGCCCAAGATCGGCCCCTGGGCCCTCTACGGCCTGCTGTTCACCATCGTGGTGCTTTTCGCCCTGCAGGGCGATGCCATCATCGCCAAGCCGCTGGACGTCGCCCGCATCGCCCTGCCGCTGCTGGTCTACTTCACCGTGGTCTTCGGCGCATCCATGCTCATCGGCCGGTCGCTGGGCATGGGATACGCACGCACCACCACCCTGGCCTTCACCGCCGCCGGCAACAACTTCGAACTGGCCATCGCGGTCGCCATCGCCACCTTCGGCGTCACCAGCGGCCAGGCCCTGGCCGGCGTCGTCGGGCCCCTCATCGAGGTCCCCGTCCTCGTGGCGCTGGTCTATGTCGCACTCTGGTCCCGCAAGTTCTTCACCACCACCCCGTCCCTCACCACCCAGAAGGTCTCCGCATGAACACCACCGCTTCCAAGCCCTCCGTCCTGTTCGTCTGCGTCCACAACGCCGGCCGCTCCCAAATGGCAGCAGCCTTCCTGTCCAACCTCTCGGCCGGGCAGATCGAGGTCCGCTCCGCGGGCTCGGCCCCCGCGGACACGGTGAACCCCGCCGCCGTCGCCGCGATGAACGAGGTGGGCATCGACATGTCCACCGAGGTCCCGAAGATCCTGACCACCGAGGCCGTCAAGGAATCCGACGTGGTGATCACCATGGGCTGCGGCGACACCTGCCCGATCTTCCCGGGCAAGCGCTACGAGGACTGGAAGCTCGATGACCCGGCGGGCCAGGGCGTCGAGGCCGTGCGCCCGATCCGCGACGAAATCCGCTCCCGCATCGAGACCCTCATCTCCGAACTGCTACCCGCCACCAAGTAACACCCCCTTCGAATCCCAGGAGTAGAAGACCATGAACCAGACATACCCCGTAGTCGTCATCGGCGCCGGACCCATCGGCCTGGCCGCCGCGGCACACCTGATCGAACGCCACCAGGACGTCCGCGTGCTCGAGGCCGGAGCCACGGCAGGTGCCGCCATGTCCGCGTGGGGACACATCAAGCTCTTCTCCACCTGGCGCTACAACATCGACGCCGCATCCCGAAGGCTCCTGGAAACGCTGACCGACACCTATGCCGGGGACTGGGAAGCGCCCCGGGAAACCCGCCTCCCCACGGGTTCCGACATGGTCGCCGAATACCTGGCACCCCTGGCTTCCCACCCGGCGCTGGCCCCCCGGATCAGCTACGGGCACCGGGTCGCCAAGGTCACCCGCATCCAGCCCGACGGCAGGGGCGTGGACAAGACCAGCTCAAAGAATCGCGAGGATTCCCTCTTCCTGGTCCGCACCGAAACCGCAGCGGGAACCGAGGACGTGCTGGCCAGCGCCGTCATCGACGCCTCCGGAACCTGGAACATGCCCAACCCGGTGGGACGCTCGGGCCTCGAGGCCATCGGCGAGGCCGAGGCCCGCGCGGCAGGTTTCATCACCTCTCCCCTGCCCGATCCCCTGGGTGCGGATCAGGATTCCTTCGCCGGGAAAACCGTCCTCGTGCTGGGCGCCGGGCACTCGGCGGCCAACACGCTGATCAGCCTCGGCCGCCTGCGCCAGCAGCACCCGGACACCACCGTGCTCTGGGGCCTGCGCGGGGCGGCGAACCCGGTCCGCCTTTACGGCGGCGGGGCGGCCGACGAGCTGCCGGCCCGCGGGCAGCTGGGCACGTCCCTGCGCCGCTTCGTCGAAAACGGGGACATCACCATCCTCGAAAACGTCTCCGTCACCGCCCTGGAAACGGGCGACCGGTTGACCGTGGTCCTGGCAGACGGCCGCAGCCTCGTCGTTGACCTGGTGGTCCCGGCCACGGGCTTCCGCCCCGACCTGGCAATCCTCTCGGAACTCCGTTTGGACATGGACCAGATCGTGGAGGCCCCGCGCGAACTCGGCCCGCTCATCGATCCCGAGTTCCACAGCTGCGGCACGGTCACCGCCCACGGCGAACGCATCCTGGCCCACCCGGAGACCGACTTCTACATCGTCGGCATGAAGAGCTACGGCCGTGCCCCGACCTTCCTCATGGCCACCGGCTACGAGCAGGTCCGCTCCATCGCGGCCTCCCTGGCCGGGGACCGCGCGGCCGCCGACGTTGTCGAACTGGAACTGCCCGAAACCGGGGTCTGCTCCACCGACCTGGGCGGGTCCTGCGACCTGCCGGCCGCCGGCGAACCCGCAGCCAGCTGCGGCACCCCGGAACCCGAGGCCGAGTCCGAGTCCTGCTGCGGCACCCCCGAGCCGGCCACCATCGGGTTCGCCACCGGAACCCTGCACGGCCACGCGGAACTGGCCAGCGGGAAATAGATCATTAATCGGAAAAGAGAATGCGAGGGTCGATCCGCAAACGGTCGTTTTCAACGCAAACAAAATTGACCTTCAGGATTGTCATTTTCTGAAGGCAACTGCACTGTACTTTCACAACTTCAGGAGGAACGGCTAACAGGCGCTATATGGTCGTTCCCCGGAAGCAGGTCAGCACCTTCATCGACCTTAGATTCATCGATGATGCGCCCAAGCTTCAATTGGCGGACGGAAGGCAGAAGGAGCGGCAACAATTCACCGACCAGGCCAGCGCTTACCAGGAGGATCGCCGGACGGCGGCTCAAGCACTCAAAGCCGAATCGGTCCGAAGCCGCGAGGTACTGGCCGCGCCATGCGGCGCCCTAGCCGTCCTATAGGAAAAGCCGCGTCGTACTGGAACAAAACCGACACATCAAAGTTTCAGGATTTCAAGGAGTGGGCCGGCGACGGACCCTGAAGGCATGCATCGCCGGGTGCCAACCCGGGACCGGGTTTCTCACGGACGGATGAATCACCGTGATATCCGGGCAGTAGCCATGCGAACGCTTAGCATTACGGTGAATCAGCCAAACCGAGGGCCCACCGGCACCCAGCTGGCATGGCGTTGTCGTCGGCCCAGAGGTGGGTGGCTCCCTGGCCGGGGCCCCGGCCATCAGGTGCATGGAACCGTCGGAGCTGGAGCTCGCCATGGGTCCTACGACTATCAGTGGATGACGGTTCCGGTGCCTTGGATTCGTCCGTTGACATCGATCTGCAGCCGGCATTGCTGCAGTGGCGCCTCCAGTGCGCCGGAGAGGTCCTGCAGGGTGGAAGTGTCGATGCGGTGGATGATTTCCTGGATGTCCGCCCTGTCATTGACCGTCACCTTCAAGGTCAGGTCTGGGGACATGGCCGTTCCGCGCAGCAGTGCCGCGGAAGTGGCGACCCCGGGCAGTGTGTTGATCTGGCGTTCGACGGCAGCCGTCAGGACGGACGGATCACAGACGGTGAATCCGGCCCCGCCATCGTCTTGGAAGCGGTAGGCACCCGCTGGGTTCTTCCTTGGGACCTGGGCGATGATCCACAGCAGCCCCAGGACACCGATTATGGTTCCGCAGACCAGCATGATGGGCGCCACCCACGGAGACGCCAAGAATGCATCGAGGTCACCAGTGAGCACGGGTTGCCCCGAGGGAGCGGTGCCCAGCAAGGTATGCAGTTCTCCGGTGGCTTGCAGAAGCAGTGCGGTGCCGGCGACCAGGATGAGGACGCCGAGAATTGCCAGCCAGATCCGGTTCAGCGTTCCTGCGGTCTGTCTCATTGGAAACTTCCTTCAGGGTGGGCGGGTGCGTGGTCTCAGGTTCTGGACTGTACCGCTGCGGTAACCTGCGGAACCGGATCGAGTCCGGTTTCTTTCAGGCGGGCCCGGACAGCGTCGGTGACCCGGGTTCGCAGGTCCCCCGGATCATGCAGGAACGTCTTCACACTCAGGTGGACACTCGTGGTGGTGGCTGTCGCGACGGCCGAGTCGACGCCATCGATCTGCACGCATCGGGCCTTGGCCAGGTGGGCGACGGCGCGGCGGGTCATCACTGTTTCTCGCTCCTGCACCGGTGACGTCCCCTCGCCGGCGCCGGCGCCCGCAACATCGACGGTGAGGGCACTAAACCTCCCGGGAATAAAGGCACACAGCAGTAGGATCACGCCCACGACGATGGCGGCGAACCCGAGCCCCTCGACGGAGGGGTCGTTCCATGCCAGCGCGTTCAGCCAGCGGCTCGTGATCCTTGCAGCAGGGTGGACCACGAGCCGCTGGCCAGCCGGCTGATGGCTAACCACGCCAAGGAGATGCCGACTGCCAGAAGCAGGGTTCCGGCGATCAGAGCCGGGACGGCACGGCTGGGTCGGTGCCGCAGGCTCGTTGAACGTTGGTTGTGCCGGTTCATAGCAGCTTCCTGCGCCCGTTGGTGCCGGTGGTCAGCCAGGAGATCCTGATGTCGACCTGCCGGACTTCAACCCCGGTCAACTCCGTGATTCTGGTCCTGATTCGTTGGCGCAACGCCTCGGTGGCCTGGCGCAGCGGCACCGGATACAGCATCCCGACCTCGACACGTATGGTTGCGATGTTCCCGGCGAGTTCCACGGACGCCTTGGGCCGGGCCGACAGGTCCGCATGGCCTCCGATGCCCAGGAACCCGCCGGAGGAACCGCCCGCGGATGATTCGTCGCTGGCGATTTGTCCGGCGATCTTTTCGATCACCTTGTCCGCCAGGAACGTTTGCCCCCGCGAGCCCATCTCGTCGAGGTCCGCACCCCGCCGACCCGCCCCGGGCAACGGCAGCGCGTGGGATCCTTGCGGATTCATCGGCTCGTTGCCTTACCGAACAGGGCCTGCATGTCCAGTTTTCCCTCGGCGGCCCGACCGACCAGCAGGCCGATGAATCCGAGGATCACGGTTGCCAGCAACGCCAGCCAGCCGCCGAAGCCCAAAACGATTCCCAGCACCAGGCCTATGCTCAGGCACCAACGTGTAGTAGACATAACCATCCTTTTCCTCATCGTCCCGGTACCCCCCATGGGGGTGGGTACCGGGCAGGGCGCTTACTGGAGTTCGGGCTTCTGGTCCTGGTGGTCTTGCTGGTCGTCCTCGGGCAGGTGAACATCGGTGACGTTGATGTTCACCTCCAGCACTTCCAGCCCGGTGGCGCGCTCAACAGACTGGATAATGTTGCGGCGGATCCCCTGGCTGAGCTCCACCACGGAGAACCCATACTCGATGACGATG
It contains:
- a CDS encoding DUF4259 domain-containing protein, with translation MNESLKRERSCAAKEPTLNDRLHWIEGAKECCLEKVPFKGEFRGNCGFSFGAHWPPLAYPNEYARISSKPLIVGRGLDLGAPQMGAWDVSVFCNDDAADFSYEFDDANTTAEVATVIENALDTVLRSDPEVEATDGAAGLAAAALVVAWNEPAMLENDADYAPQPWPRTTEPLPEHLTAKAASVLDRMKNAEGNELAELWAESGQSAEFTVEISRWRARFS
- a CDS encoding MFS transporter: MALNQRFTTKRCYVITGMGIGQVLSWGSTFYLLAALAGPIATDTGWHSSLIVAGVSVGLAIAGLGSPRVGRLVAGNHGRTVLIASALLLALGLAMIGLAPNQWWYLGAWVILGSGMSGGLYSGAFAVLGHTYGSSARSAITLLTLFGGFASTICWPLSTFLVNEVGWRGTALVYAGAHLVITAPLYALTVPRQPCAPAPGGGSGGTDPAASGVSGPRWLLIVLVATISALSTSIAALMSVHMFSMLAGIGIASTTAVVLAAAIGPSQVGARFIELFIGRKRHPLWTLLTATLAMAVSIGFLGMGILAPAILVVVYGVGIGLSSITNGTVPLALFGHKQYARIMGHIALPSLLAQAAAPIVGSVLIQNLGHRNTLIALGLFAFLAFVLTICLMFLHHGKRKNQGHLVQRKPSHPAFPSSEEVVPVPPMGLGL
- the arsB gene encoding ACR3 family arsenite efflux transporter, yielding MTLTVVPEDTGHITAKLSTLDRYLAVWILAAMALGLGLGRLIPGLGQALDSLKVAGVSLPIALGLLVMMYPVLAKVRYNETRRVIGDKKLMITSLVINWVLAPAFMFVLAWVFLADLPEYRTGLIIVGLARCIAMVFIWNDLACGDREAAAVLVAINSVFQVFAFGALGWFYLQVLPGWLGLPTTSAEFSVWSITLSVLVFLGIPLIAGFLTRTLGEKAKGRDWYENKFLPKIGPWALYGLLFTIVVLFALQGDAIIAKPLDVARIALPLLVYFTVVFGASMLIGRSLGMGYARTTTLAFTAAGNNFELAIAVAIATFGVTSGQALAGVVGPLIEVPVLVALVYVALWSRKFFTTTPSLTTQKVSA
- a CDS encoding arsenate reductase ArsC, with translation MNTTASKPSVLFVCVHNAGRSQMAAAFLSNLSAGQIEVRSAGSAPADTVNPAAVAAMNEVGIDMSTEVPKILTTEAVKESDVVITMGCGDTCPIFPGKRYEDWKLDDPAGQGVEAVRPIRDEIRSRIETLISELLPATK
- a CDS encoding FAD-dependent oxidoreductase, translated to MNQTYPVVVIGAGPIGLAAAAHLIERHQDVRVLEAGATAGAAMSAWGHIKLFSTWRYNIDAASRRLLETLTDTYAGDWEAPRETRLPTGSDMVAEYLAPLASHPALAPRISYGHRVAKVTRIQPDGRGVDKTSSKNREDSLFLVRTETAAGTEDVLASAVIDASGTWNMPNPVGRSGLEAIGEAEARAAGFITSPLPDPLGADQDSFAGKTVLVLGAGHSAANTLISLGRLRQQHPDTTVLWGLRGAANPVRLYGGGAADELPARGQLGTSLRRFVENGDITILENVSVTALETGDRLTVVLADGRSLVVDLVVPATGFRPDLAILSELRLDMDQIVEAPRELGPLIDPEFHSCGTVTAHGERILAHPETDFYIVGMKSYGRAPTFLMATGYEQVRSIAASLAGDRAAADVVELELPETGVCSTDLGGSCDLPAAGEPAASCGTPEPEAESESCCGTPEPATIGFATGTLHGHAELASGK
- a CDS encoding DUF6286 domain-containing protein gives rise to the protein MVSHQPAGQRLVVHPAARITSRWLNALAWNDPSVEGLGFAAIVVGVILLLCAFIPGRFSALTVDVAGAGAGEGTSPVQERETVMTRRAVAHLAKARCVQIDGVDSAVATATTTSVHLSVKTFLHDPGDLRTRVTDAVRARLKETGLDPVPQVTAAVQSRT
- a CDS encoding Asp23/Gls24 family envelope stress response protein: MNPQGSHALPLPGAGRRGADLDEMGSRGQTFLADKVIEKIAGQIASDESSAGGSSGGFLGIGGHADLSARPKASVELAGNIATIRVEVGMLYPVPLRQATEALRQRIRTRITELTGVEVRQVDIRISWLTTGTNGRRKLL